From the genome of Chlorogloeopsis sp. ULAP01, one region includes:
- a CDS encoding peptidylprolyl isomerase, with protein sequence MITAGCSTQQAASNTSSPNSTATEASTKTTTETTTSVSEVTKEAVPGMNNLPRLEGKATVEMIVNGSPITIEVDGTNAPITAGNFVDLVKRGVYDGVAFHRVIGPQSNPPQDPFVAQGGDPQSKDPKVPAQRLGTGNFVDPKTGTPRYIPLEIKPKGAKEPIYGKTITETPELPHKLGTVAMARSQVPNSASSQFYFALADLSFLDGNYAVFGKVTNGMEVVSKIKQGDRIESAKVTQGGENLKNGGQ encoded by the coding sequence TTGATCACAGCTGGATGTTCTACACAACAAGCAGCTTCTAATACTTCTTCTCCTAATTCCACAGCTACCGAGGCAAGCACAAAAACAACGACAGAGACAACCACATCTGTATCTGAAGTTACAAAAGAGGCTGTTCCTGGAATGAACAATTTACCAAGACTTGAAGGCAAAGCCACTGTAGAGATGATTGTTAATGGCTCGCCGATCACAATCGAAGTAGACGGCACCAATGCCCCGATCACGGCTGGCAACTTTGTAGATTTAGTCAAACGTGGGGTATACGATGGAGTGGCCTTTCATCGAGTCATCGGCCCTCAGAGTAACCCACCGCAAGATCCTTTTGTAGCTCAAGGTGGAGATCCTCAAAGCAAAGATCCCAAAGTTCCTGCACAACGTTTAGGAACAGGTAATTTTGTTGATCCTAAAACAGGTACTCCACGCTATATACCCTTAGAAATTAAACCAAAAGGGGCAAAGGAGCCGATTTACGGTAAAACAATTACCGAAACGCCGGAGTTACCTCACAAACTTGGTACAGTTGCTATGGCGCGATCGCAGGTGCCTAATTCTGCCTCCTCTCAGTTCTACTTTGCTTTGGCAGACTTATCTTTCTTAGATGGTAACTATGCTGTGTTTGGCAAGGTTACTAATGGTATGGAAGTAGTAAGCAAAATTAAGCAAGGCGATCGCATTGAATCTGCGAAAGTCACCCAAGGTGGAGAAAATCTTAAAAACGGCGGACAGTAA
- the psbD gene encoding photosystem II D2 protein (photosystem q(a) protein) produces MTIAVGRAPTRGWFDVLDDWLKRDRFVFVGWSGILLFPCAFLALGGWLTGTTFVTSWYTHGLASSYLEGCNFLTVAVSTPADAMGHSLLLLWGPEAQGNFTRWCQLGGLWPFIALHGAFGLIGFMLRQFEIARLVGIRPYNAIAFSAPIAVFVSVFLMYPLGQSSWFFAPSFGVAAIFRFLLFLQGFHNWTLNPFHMMGVAGVLGGALLCAIHGATVENTLFEDGEAANTFRAFNPTQAEETYSMVTANRFWSQIFGIAFSNKRWLHFFMLFVPVTGLWMSAVGIVGLALNLRAYDFVSQELRAAEDPEFETFYTKNILLNEGIRAWMAPQDQPHEKFVFPEEVLPRGNAL; encoded by the coding sequence ATGACCATCGCAGTTGGACGCGCCCCCACAAGAGGGTGGTTTGACGTTCTCGACGACTGGCTGAAGCGCGATCGCTTCGTATTCGTAGGGTGGTCTGGTATTCTGCTCTTCCCCTGTGCATTTTTGGCACTAGGGGGATGGCTAACCGGCACCACCTTCGTCACCAGTTGGTACACCCACGGATTAGCATCATCCTACCTAGAAGGATGTAACTTCCTAACCGTAGCAGTATCCACACCAGCAGACGCAATGGGACATTCCCTATTGCTGTTGTGGGGTCCAGAAGCTCAAGGCAACTTCACCCGTTGGTGTCAGTTGGGAGGATTGTGGCCATTCATCGCTTTGCACGGAGCCTTTGGTTTAATCGGCTTCATGCTGCGTCAATTTGAAATTGCTCGCTTGGTAGGGATTCGTCCTTACAACGCGATCGCATTTTCAGCACCAATTGCCGTATTCGTAAGCGTATTCTTGATGTACCCCTTGGGACAGTCAAGCTGGTTCTTTGCTCCGAGCTTTGGCGTCGCAGCAATCTTCCGTTTCTTGCTATTCTTGCAAGGGTTCCACAACTGGACACTCAACCCCTTCCACATGATGGGTGTAGCAGGAGTATTGGGTGGTGCGCTGCTGTGTGCGATTCACGGTGCGACAGTCGAAAACACCCTGTTTGAAGACGGCGAAGCAGCAAACACCTTCCGCGCCTTCAATCCAACTCAAGCTGAAGAAACCTACTCGATGGTGACAGCAAACCGTTTCTGGTCTCAGATCTTCGGTATTGCTTTCTCCAACAAGCGCTGGTTGCACTTCTTCATGTTGTTTGTACCAGTCACAGGCTTGTGGATGAGTGCGGTTGGCATCGTTGGTTTGGCATTGAACCTGCGTGCTTACGACTTCGTCTCTCAAGAACTGCGCGCAGCAGAAGATCCAGAGTTTGAAACTTTCTATACCAAAAACATTTTGCTGAACGAGGGTATCCGCGCTTGGA
- a CDS encoding photosystem I assembly protein Ycf4: MTTSTTINKGEPPKDNGLASQVLHQKVIGSRRFSNYWWATIVTLGATGFLLAGISSYLRVNLLIVTDPTQLVFFPQGLVMGLYGAAGLVLASYLWIVILLDVGGGYNEFNRETGKIKIFRWGFPGKNRRIEIDCNTQDVQSVRAQIKEGLNPLRALYLRVKGRRDIPLTRVGQPMSLTELETQGAELAKFLGVPLEGL; this comes from the coding sequence ATGACGACATCAACAACCATTAACAAAGGCGAGCCGCCTAAGGATAATGGCTTGGCTTCGCAAGTTTTGCATCAAAAAGTCATCGGTTCACGTCGGTTTAGTAACTACTGGTGGGCAACTATCGTCACCTTGGGAGCTACGGGCTTTTTACTGGCTGGGATATCTAGTTACCTAAGAGTAAATTTACTCATAGTTACTGATCCAACTCAACTAGTCTTTTTTCCCCAAGGCTTAGTGATGGGGTTGTATGGTGCGGCAGGCTTGGTTTTAGCTTCATATCTATGGATAGTAATTCTATTGGACGTGGGTGGCGGATACAACGAATTTAATCGGGAAACTGGCAAAATCAAAATTTTTCGTTGGGGATTCCCTGGTAAAAACCGTCGTATCGAAATTGACTGCAACACTCAAGATGTACAATCTGTACGAGCACAAATCAAAGAGGGTTTAAATCCTCTTCGTGCATTGTACTTGCGTGTTAAAGGTCGCCGTGATATTCCCCTCACCAGAGTCGGGCAACCCATGTCTTTAACAGAGTTAGAAACGCAAGGTGCAGAATTAGCAAAATTTTTGGGAGTACCTTTAGAAGGTTTGTAA
- a CDS encoding beta-ketoacyl-ACP synthase, whose amino-acid sequence MVEVVVTGISLISALGKSLEDSWQKLIAGNSAIKVYQPFPELKSHPLGLIGKQPAQVKKLTSLLVTSALKDAGLVPPLPDCAVVIGSSRSQQAAWEEMARQMHEEWERGKGGERENLSKIFPASPRLHVPASSSFPLCSRNWLDTLPHMNAIAAARQIGATGIVLAPMAACATGIWAITQATELIKTGQVARVLVGAVEAAITPLTIAGFEQMGALANTGAYPFDLHREGLVLGEGGALFVLESAELAKQRQAKVYAQILGFGLTVDAFHPNAPEPEGKSAIAAIKQCLERSNLTPNDIDYIHAHGTATQMNDRIESLVIQQLFTQGVAVSSTKGATGHTLGASGALGIAFSLLTLQHQILPPCVGIKKPEFDLDLVREARKAEIRQVLCLGFGFGGQNGAIALGLPTNAN is encoded by the coding sequence TTGGTAGAGGTTGTTGTTACTGGTATTAGTTTAATTTCTGCTTTAGGTAAAAGCCTAGAAGATAGCTGGCAAAAATTAATAGCAGGAAATTCTGCTATTAAAGTCTATCAACCATTTCCTGAACTAAAATCACATCCCCTTGGGTTGATTGGTAAGCAACCAGCGCAAGTAAAAAAACTGACTTCTTTGCTTGTCACTTCTGCTTTAAAAGACGCTGGTTTGGTTCCACCCTTACCAGATTGTGCTGTTGTCATTGGATCTAGTCGCAGTCAACAAGCAGCATGGGAAGAGATGGCACGGCAGATGCATGAAGAGTGGGAGAGAGGGAAAGGGGGAGAGAGGGAGAATCTATCAAAAATATTCCCCGCGTCACCGCGTCTCCATGTCCCCGCGTCCTCTTCTTTCCCCCTATGCTCTAGGAATTGGTTAGACACTCTTCCGCACATGAATGCGATCGCTGCGGCACGACAAATCGGTGCTACTGGAATTGTGTTGGCACCAATGGCAGCTTGTGCTACTGGTATTTGGGCGATTACCCAAGCTACCGAATTAATTAAAACTGGGCAAGTAGCGCGAGTTCTGGTTGGTGCGGTAGAAGCTGCAATTACACCACTGACGATTGCTGGCTTTGAGCAGATGGGTGCTTTGGCAAACACAGGGGCTTATCCCTTTGATTTGCACCGTGAAGGTTTAGTTCTGGGAGAAGGGGGAGCTTTATTCGTCTTGGAATCGGCAGAATTGGCAAAGCAACGCCAAGCAAAGGTGTATGCTCAAATTCTCGGCTTCGGTTTAACAGTAGATGCATTTCATCCAAATGCACCAGAACCAGAAGGTAAAAGTGCGATCGCTGCTATCAAGCAATGTTTAGAACGCAGCAACTTAACACCCAACGATATTGATTACATTCACGCTCACGGAACAGCCACGCAGATGAATGACCGGATAGAAAGTTTAGTTATACAACAGTTATTTACTCAAGGTGTGGCAGTCAGTTCTACCAAAGGTGCTACAGGACATACACTCGGTGCATCAGGAGCTTTGGGCATAGCTTTTTCTTTGCTGACATTGCAGCATCAAATTTTACCACCTTGTGTAGGGATAAAGAAACCAGAATTTGATTTGGATCTGGTGAGAGAAGCGCGTAAAGCTGAAATTCGACAAGTATTGTGTTTAGGTTTTGGGTTTGGGGGACAAAACGGGGCGATCGCGTTGGGTTTACCTACGAACGCGAATTGA